One Thermicanus aegyptius DSM 12793 DNA segment encodes these proteins:
- the helD gene encoding RNA polymerase recycling motor HelD: MAIDERERLEEEKRVEEVVGKIKRRIQELREATGEEKGKVVTMQEEFWEDLSVNIENPDELFESYADISQQSLVVAEEEKKVKEAFLALERLKKLAHSPYFGRVDFKDAVINEEEKIYIGTSSFLDEETGEFLVYDWRAPISSLFYDHIPGRASYEAPGGVIEGELTKKRQYEIKGGKLQYMFDTGVTIGDEILKEVLGKQAEPVMHSIVASIQREQNRIIRNDNRRVLLVQGVAGSGKTSVALQRIAYLLYKYRNILSSENMLLFSPNPLFKQYVSKVLPELGEANMLQTTLFEYMESRLGKTVLLEHPFTQLEELLEGQPTHAGKEGVYLRHIGIRFKGTHDFYQILTQYANLLKWKGMIFKDLKFRGENLISGEELREQFYQMESRLNISKRMELLSEWALAELDKKEEEMLKEAWVEEEVQLLSTEEYHKAHRYFLRTHKKRHTFDDFKEEEAFLKRLVVKRHLKKYRRRIKERRIVDLPGLYRQLFADDSIWEEASRGILLPAEIGAIRRDTLGRLERNEEWPFEDAPPLLLLKEWVEGFRTYLSIRHVVIDEAQDYSPFHFRWLKQIFPRASFTILGDVYQTMSLHTSIMAPENLRWIEENEKDVERFSMTKSYRSTKEIVEFSRRILGEGKEIEPFERSGEHPRLIRVETRGELAERISSSVTELQKKGVGSIAILCKTEKECDEAEMRLSEWVTLQRIRRDTRTLRRGLLLLPIYLAKGVEFDAVIFYDVSKERYHRELERNLLYTGCMRALHELHLFYVGEPSPFLHEAMLFSSSSR, from the coding sequence ATGGCGATAGATGAACGTGAACGTTTGGAAGAAGAGAAAAGGGTAGAGGAAGTTGTAGGGAAGATCAAAAGACGTATTCAGGAATTGCGGGAAGCTACCGGGGAAGAAAAAGGTAAAGTGGTTACAATGCAGGAAGAGTTTTGGGAAGATCTCTCTGTAAATATTGAGAACCCGGATGAGCTCTTTGAGAGCTATGCAGATATCTCCCAACAATCCCTCGTCGTCGCAGAAGAAGAAAAAAAGGTGAAAGAGGCTTTTCTTGCTTTAGAGCGGCTAAAAAAGCTGGCCCATTCTCCCTATTTTGGACGAGTTGATTTTAAGGATGCCGTGATCAATGAAGAAGAGAAGATCTATATCGGAACATCTTCCTTTCTGGATGAAGAGACCGGCGAATTTCTGGTTTACGATTGGCGTGCTCCTATTTCTTCTCTTTTTTATGACCATATCCCAGGAAGAGCAAGCTATGAGGCACCGGGTGGCGTGATTGAAGGAGAGCTCACAAAAAAACGTCAGTATGAGATCAAGGGCGGAAAATTACAATATATGTTTGATACCGGAGTAACCATTGGGGATGAAATTTTAAAAGAAGTATTGGGAAAACAAGCGGAACCCGTTATGCACTCCATCGTTGCCTCGATCCAAAGGGAGCAAAATCGCATCATACGGAATGACAATCGACGCGTCCTTTTGGTTCAAGGAGTAGCCGGGAGCGGGAAAACCTCCGTAGCCCTTCAGCGCATTGCATACCTTCTCTACAAATACCGGAATATCCTGAGTTCCGAAAATATGCTTCTTTTCTCTCCCAATCCCCTTTTTAAGCAGTATGTCTCCAAGGTTTTGCCGGAACTTGGAGAGGCCAATATGTTGCAGACAACACTTTTTGAATATATGGAAAGCCGTTTGGGGAAGACGGTTCTTTTAGAGCATCCATTTACCCAATTGGAAGAGCTTCTGGAAGGTCAACCCACACATGCCGGAAAAGAAGGGGTATACCTACGGCATATCGGGATACGCTTTAAGGGAACCCATGATTTCTATCAGATACTGACCCAGTATGCCAACCTGTTGAAGTGGAAAGGGATGATCTTCAAGGACCTTAAATTCCGTGGGGAGAACCTCATTTCCGGGGAAGAGCTTCGAGAGCAATTTTATCAAATGGAAAGCCGTTTAAACATAAGCAAGCGGATGGAGCTCTTATCGGAATGGGCATTGGCGGAGTTGGACAAGAAAGAGGAGGAGATGCTGAAGGAAGCGTGGGTGGAGGAGGAAGTGCAACTCCTCAGCACGGAGGAATATCATAAAGCGCATCGGTATTTTCTCCGTACCCATAAAAAGCGGCATACCTTTGATGATTTTAAGGAAGAAGAAGCCTTCTTAAAGCGTTTGGTGGTCAAAAGACATTTGAAGAAATATCGAAGGAGGATAAAGGAACGGCGCATAGTGGATCTCCCCGGGTTATATCGACAACTATTTGCCGACGATTCCATTTGGGAAGAGGCATCTAGGGGAATACTATTACCGGCGGAGATCGGCGCTATTCGGAGGGATACCCTGGGGAGATTGGAACGAAATGAAGAATGGCCATTTGAAGATGCGCCTCCTCTCCTCCTTTTAAAAGAATGGGTGGAAGGTTTCCGCACCTATCTTTCGATTCGCCATGTGGTGATCGATGAAGCCCAGGATTACTCCCCCTTTCATTTCCGCTGGTTAAAGCAGATTTTCCCCCGGGCCTCCTTTACGATTCTGGGGGATGTGTACCAAACCATGAGCCTCCATACCTCCATCATGGCCCCGGAGAATCTGAGGTGGATCGAAGAAAATGAGAAAGATGTAGAACGTTTTTCCATGACGAAAAGCTATCGTTCTACAAAGGAGATTGTGGAATTTTCCCGGAGAATTTTGGGAGAGGGAAAAGAGATCGAACCTTTTGAACGTAGTGGAGAACATCCCCGCCTGATTCGGGTGGAGACGAGGGGAGAGCTGGCTGAGAGAATCTCCTCCAGCGTAACCGAACTGCAAAAGAAAGGAGTTGGGTCCATCGCGATCCTCTGTAAGACGGAAAAGGAGTGCGACGAGGCAGAGATGCGCCTTTCCGAATGGGTCACTTTGCAGCGGATCCGCCGAGATACGAGAACCTTGCGGCGTGGCCTCCTCCTGCTTCCCATTTACTTGGCCAAAGGGGTGGAATTTGATGCGGTCATCTTTTATGATGTCTCCAAGGAGAGATATCACCGGGAATTGGAGCGGAATCTCCTTTACACCGGCTGCATGAGAGCTCTGCATGAGCTCCATCTATTCTACGTGGGAGAGCCCTCCCCTTTCCTCCATGAAGCGATGCTTTTTTCCTCCTCTTCCCGTTGA
- a CDS encoding NCS2 family permease translates to MQDYFRFSERKTTYRTEFIAGLTTFLSMAYILFVNPMVLGETGMDKSSVFVATAVASAIGTLIMGLYANYPIAQAPGMGLNAFFAYTVVLGMGIPWQTALAGVFTSGIVFFLLTLFKIRETIINSIPFSLKMATGAGIGLFIAFIGLKNAGIVIIDPQSALPKLGNIHTGNTLLTVFGLLVTAIFLVRKIRGGVFYGMLLTAIVGMFFGLVPVPQGIQDIVGSVPSIAPTFAQLEWEKLLRPTGDLLIVIFTFLFVDFFDTAGTVMAVAAQAGLLKDNKLERGGRALTSDAIATMVGAWLGTSTVTSYIESSSGVAAGGRTGFSSVVVAALFLLSLVFAPLLGIVTPQVTAPALIIVGVLMAANLLKIKWDEIDEAFPAFLTVLLMPLTYSIATGIALGFVTYPIVKIAKGKAREIHPIMYGLFLVFIAYFIWLAR, encoded by the coding sequence ATTCAAGATTATTTTCGTTTCTCGGAGCGGAAAACGACGTACCGTACTGAGTTTATCGCGGGATTAACCACGTTTTTATCCATGGCTTACATCCTATTCGTGAACCCGATGGTTCTAGGAGAGACGGGAATGGATAAGTCCTCCGTCTTTGTGGCGACGGCAGTCGCTTCAGCCATCGGTACGCTGATCATGGGGTTATACGCCAACTACCCCATCGCACAAGCTCCAGGAATGGGCTTAAATGCTTTTTTCGCCTACACGGTGGTCTTAGGTATGGGGATTCCGTGGCAGACGGCGTTGGCCGGGGTTTTTACATCCGGGATTGTTTTCTTCCTCCTAACATTATTTAAGATCCGGGAAACCATCATTAATTCCATTCCATTTAGCTTAAAGATGGCGACCGGAGCAGGAATTGGACTTTTTATTGCATTTATCGGTCTTAAAAATGCAGGGATCGTCATCATTGATCCCCAATCAGCCCTTCCCAAGTTAGGAAATATTCATACGGGAAATACGCTCCTTACGGTCTTTGGGCTCTTGGTTACCGCCATCTTCCTCGTACGCAAAATTAGGGGAGGAGTTTTCTATGGCATGCTCCTGACGGCGATTGTAGGAATGTTTTTTGGCCTCGTTCCCGTTCCCCAGGGCATCCAGGATATTGTAGGCAGCGTTCCCAGCATCGCTCCCACCTTTGCTCAGCTTGAGTGGGAGAAACTTTTACGTCCCACCGGGGATCTTTTGATCGTCATCTTTACTTTTCTCTTCGTCGACTTTTTTGACACGGCCGGTACGGTGATGGCGGTTGCCGCCCAAGCGGGTTTGCTGAAGGATAATAAATTGGAGCGGGGTGGACGTGCTTTAACCTCCGATGCCATTGCCACCATGGTCGGCGCTTGGCTCGGTACTTCGACCGTCACCTCTTATATTGAATCTTCTTCCGGAGTTGCCGCCGGGGGGCGTACCGGTTTTTCTTCCGTGGTGGTTGCCGCATTATTTCTCCTCTCCCTCGTATTTGCTCCTCTTCTCGGGATTGTTACCCCTCAGGTGACTGCGCCGGCTTTAATCATTGTCGGAGTACTTATGGCGGCTAATCTCCTTAAGATTAAATGGGATGAAATCGATGAAGCATTCCCTGCATTCCTTACCGTTCTTCTCATGCCTCTTACGTACAGCATTGCCACCGGGATTGCTTTAGGTTTTGTGACCTATCCTATTGTGAAAATCGCAAAAGGGAAAGCGCGGGAAATCCATCCGATTATGTACGGACTCTTTCTCGTCTTTATAGCCTATTTCATCTGGCTGGCGCGTTAA
- a CDS encoding DUF58 domain-containing protein, with product MRFNRNGLLSLLILWGATFVYRQFQGGFVSNFLFYAITSLSLLEIWIWMGTRGKVVVERRLSKKQLKDGERLDVDLFLSFHGFFPFLFVTVVDPLPPALGGLTEGNQIWKLLLFRRNIRFSYVLAPVPRGEHSFTEVWMEWSDLFGFFHRRIILPLPDQILVFPSYDEVRSFPTINEKNAGLTFALRRSSEDVALVMGIRDYAAGDRLNRIHWKATARTGALKTKEFEVHVTNDFLLFPDCTQKGYAGKSDDFERSIRLAATLVRYSVKNGYHVGLSLYQKERIFVPLGQNSDHEIRLFTQLARAKAVSLYPFPRQLVDQMAYIPYGTTVVIITPQWDQEMMKALSIMRMRKLSLEFFLVAPRMPEGAPAFFIKEGISYHLLDKRPIEVILKGGVGDGERAIPY from the coding sequence ATGCGTTTCAATAGGAATGGGTTGCTCTCCCTCCTGATTCTCTGGGGAGCAACCTTCGTGTACCGTCAATTCCAAGGAGGGTTTGTAAGCAACTTTCTCTTTTATGCGATCACTTCCCTCTCCCTTCTGGAAATCTGGATATGGATGGGAACGAGGGGAAAGGTGGTCGTGGAACGCCGGTTAAGCAAGAAACAGCTTAAAGACGGGGAGAGGCTGGATGTGGATCTCTTCTTATCCTTTCATGGTTTTTTCCCTTTTTTATTTGTTACCGTGGTAGATCCTCTTCCCCCTGCCTTAGGTGGATTGACGGAGGGAAATCAAATCTGGAAGCTCCTCCTATTTCGGCGAAACATTCGATTCTCCTATGTACTCGCTCCCGTCCCCCGGGGTGAGCATTCCTTTACAGAGGTGTGGATGGAATGGAGCGATCTCTTTGGTTTCTTTCACCGGCGGATCATTTTGCCTTTGCCGGATCAGATTCTTGTCTTTCCATCCTATGATGAGGTCCGTTCGTTTCCTACCATCAACGAGAAAAATGCAGGGCTCACTTTCGCCTTGAGGAGGAGTTCCGAAGATGTGGCTTTGGTGATGGGAATTCGAGATTACGCCGCAGGAGACCGATTGAATCGAATTCATTGGAAGGCGACCGCCAGAACCGGCGCCTTGAAAACGAAGGAGTTTGAGGTTCACGTTACGAACGATTTTCTCCTCTTTCCCGATTGCACCCAAAAAGGATATGCGGGGAAGAGTGACGATTTTGAACGTTCGATTCGTCTCGCCGCCACACTGGTCCGCTATTCCGTAAAAAATGGATATCACGTGGGCCTTTCCCTTTACCAAAAAGAGAGGATATTTGTCCCCTTAGGGCAAAATTCCGATCATGAAATCCGTTTATTTACCCAATTGGCTCGGGCGAAGGCGGTCTCCCTCTATCCCTTTCCCAGGCAGTTGGTGGACCAGATGGCCTATATTCCCTATGGAACCACGGTGGTAATCATTACCCCCCAATGGGATCAGGAGATGATGAAGGCTTTATCCATCATGCGCATGCGAAAATTGTCGTTGGAATTCTTTCTGGTGGCTCCCCGAATGCCGGAAGGTGCTCCCGCCTTTTTTATCAAGGAGGGCATATCCTATCATCTGCTGGATAAGCGACCGATCGAGGTGATATTGAAAGGGGGTGTAGGGGATGGGGAAAGGGCAATCCCTTACTAA
- a CDS encoding M1 family metallopeptidase, producing the protein MRRWRLTLFGVLLLLFIGGGIVWFRWNQAPPGEEASFWKESWTVQPSLEGVNNAYRAKITVNPEEKVIQGDLTAWILNDTGKEQDHVYFHIYPNLFRPENSLRGSVWEEVLGKDPKPGWMKVEGVWVQGKKVDFIVKDTLLEIPLDWKKGEKTAVMIRFSFGLPQNNGRLSYDDHAMWLGNWLPIKAVYDEEGWNLDPYYPIGDPFYSDIANYEVEVRLPQGFQVASTGVEVGTPKIEQGNMEIHHYRADKVRDFAMVVMDKEYTYKEGKAGDVRVLTWHKREDSAEVAERLHQVAISSLTAYSQKYGGYPYPEYDVVATGGFFGGMEYPGLIFAEGSYFRRNDPYGVLVVAHETAHQWWYGLVGNDEVEHPWMDESLTEYATLNYLLEHEKSWAPSYLRLKESAIEKAKVYESRGERISASVNQFTSWDSYGVMIYEVGPLMFYEWEQKVGKEEMEKMLKDYFSRYRYKNATPEDFLQVVKDHFGDRGVRFMKDWLEGKEH; encoded by the coding sequence ATGAGGCGGTGGAGATTAACGTTATTTGGCGTGCTCCTTCTTCTCTTCATCGGAGGAGGCATCGTATGGTTCCGGTGGAATCAGGCGCCGCCCGGTGAGGAGGCTTCTTTTTGGAAAGAAAGCTGGACGGTTCAGCCCTCCTTAGAAGGGGTAAACAACGCGTACAGGGCAAAGATTACGGTTAACCCGGAGGAAAAAGTGATCCAAGGAGATTTGACTGCATGGATCCTAAACGATACCGGCAAAGAGCAGGATCATGTTTATTTTCATATCTACCCTAATCTCTTTCGCCCTGAAAATTCCCTTCGTGGTTCGGTTTGGGAAGAGGTGTTGGGAAAAGATCCGAAACCCGGATGGATGAAGGTGGAAGGGGTATGGGTGCAGGGAAAAAAGGTTGACTTTATCGTTAAGGATACCCTCCTTGAGATCCCTTTGGACTGGAAAAAAGGAGAAAAAACCGCCGTTATGATTCGTTTTTCTTTCGGGCTTCCCCAAAATAACGGACGTCTCTCTTATGATGATCATGCGATGTGGCTGGGGAATTGGCTTCCCATAAAAGCCGTATATGATGAAGAAGGATGGAATCTTGACCCCTATTATCCCATCGGGGATCCCTTTTATAGCGATATCGCCAATTATGAGGTGGAGGTCCGTCTTCCACAGGGATTCCAGGTCGCATCCACCGGCGTCGAGGTAGGAACCCCTAAAATCGAACAGGGGAACATGGAGATTCATCATTATAGGGCAGATAAGGTAAGAGATTTTGCCATGGTGGTGATGGATAAGGAGTATACATACAAGGAAGGGAAAGCAGGCGATGTACGGGTTCTTACATGGCATAAGCGGGAAGATTCCGCTGAAGTGGCGGAAAGGCTGCACCAGGTCGCCATCTCTTCTTTAACCGCCTATAGTCAAAAATATGGGGGGTATCCCTATCCGGAATACGACGTGGTGGCAACGGGCGGATTTTTTGGCGGGATGGAGTACCCTGGGCTTATCTTTGCGGAAGGAAGTTATTTCAGGCGAAATGACCCGTACGGGGTGCTGGTGGTCGCCCATGAGACGGCCCATCAATGGTGGTATGGCCTGGTGGGAAATGATGAGGTCGAGCATCCATGGATGGATGAAAGCCTTACGGAATATGCCACACTAAACTATTTGCTCGAGCATGAGAAGTCGTGGGCTCCTTCGTATCTGAGACTGAAGGAATCGGCTATAGAGAAGGCGAAAGTGTATGAAAGCAGAGGAGAAAGGATCTCCGCCTCCGTCAATCAGTTTACAAGTTGGGATTCATACGGGGTGATGATTTATGAGGTTGGCCCCCTGATGTTTTATGAATGGGAACAGAAGGTGGGAAAAGAAGAAATGGAAAAGATGCTTAAAGATTATTTCTCCCGCTACCGATATAAAAATGCAACCCCCGAGGATTTTCTTCAAGTAGTGAAAGACCACTTTGGAGATCGGGGCGTTCGCTTCATGAAGGATTGGCTGGAAGGAAAGGAACATTGA
- a CDS encoding transglutaminase TgpA family protein, with protein MGKGQSLTNVGIKAVLAFLLMLIGMEWIHTLPFFTDTEASYLYLFDTIIGVTLLLSWIFPWVWLRFLTSLLFMFYWFQVYRGEGEKWPDWWFSLWGEVRGAIPAILGLRLNQLNADLRTGFFFLFLTLLSLTLYREVVEKGRILFFLLLSFIWIGVLDTFFLFDGSLPTIRLFLYSFFLLAIQTLRKNPVFLSSKGKGRDLIPWAGLLLTLLLLFSGIGLISPKAAPSWPDPVSFLQTLKEDPGSGTGGVQVSGYGKDDSRLGGGFVQSDEVVFTAKVDGDLYPSHYWRGESKDTYTGHGWVKEVPDEIQPLSDGKIMDRLFNPVSLPMKNLRETVTFQQPGEILFTSGQPLQIIPQFKPDAGKSGGVQFDAASYALSSKTPVATYLSISQIPVIDEKRLIQVSNLLLQGSASYPDWTAPYLQLPDSLPARVKELAAKVVGEEKNAYKKAKKIEGFLRWGNIYRYETQDVPFPAEGQDFVDQFLFETKRGYCDHFSSAMVVMLRSQGIPARWVKGYAFGELKRNDRGELETTVRQKDAHSWVEAYFPEVGWVPFEATASFFTPYEMVRESTGSATAGAADDPAMEEMPKPEELEKMKAALTDVEGKQAQETKGESVSSPGVSFPIRFLFLPISFLLFLLLLLVVVLNRDRLLFWWRTRGLNRNGESHFIVEFYRRLLSLYERMVPRPPHATVREYARILPLNGEQGSFKALTKAFEEARYGEREPQMSKDEMTKLGKRFFSRRRK; from the coding sequence ATGGGGAAAGGGCAATCCCTTACTAATGTAGGCATAAAAGCGGTCCTCGCTTTCCTCCTGATGTTGATCGGAATGGAGTGGATTCATACGCTTCCATTCTTCACCGATACGGAGGCGTCCTATTTATACCTATTTGATACGATCATCGGGGTTACTCTGCTCCTCTCCTGGATCTTTCCATGGGTGTGGCTTCGCTTTCTCACCTCCCTTCTCTTCATGTTCTATTGGTTTCAAGTTTACCGGGGAGAGGGTGAAAAATGGCCGGATTGGTGGTTTTCCCTCTGGGGGGAGGTGAGGGGGGCGATCCCGGCTATCCTTGGTTTGCGGTTAAATCAGCTCAATGCAGATCTCAGGACGGGGTTCTTTTTTCTCTTTTTAACTCTCCTCAGTTTAACCCTATACAGAGAGGTCGTTGAGAAGGGGAGGATTCTCTTTTTTCTCCTTCTTTCATTTATATGGATTGGAGTGTTGGACACCTTCTTTCTCTTTGACGGCAGTCTTCCCACGATTCGCCTTTTTCTTTATTCTTTTTTCCTCCTCGCCATCCAAACGTTAAGAAAGAATCCCGTCTTCCTGTCCTCTAAGGGAAAAGGAAGGGATCTCATTCCCTGGGCAGGATTGTTACTTACCCTCCTCCTCCTCTTTTCCGGCATTGGACTGATTTCCCCTAAGGCGGCACCGAGCTGGCCCGATCCCGTTTCTTTCCTGCAGACGTTAAAAGAGGATCCCGGTTCGGGTACTGGAGGGGTGCAGGTTTCCGGTTACGGGAAAGACGACTCTCGCCTTGGAGGAGGATTTGTCCAGAGCGATGAGGTGGTGTTTACGGCGAAGGTGGATGGAGATCTCTATCCTTCCCATTATTGGCGGGGAGAGTCGAAGGATACCTATACCGGACACGGGTGGGTGAAAGAGGTGCCGGACGAAATTCAACCCCTCTCCGACGGGAAAATAATGGATCGCTTATTTAATCCCGTCTCCCTCCCCATGAAAAATCTAAGGGAGACGGTTACATTCCAGCAACCTGGGGAGATCCTCTTTACGAGCGGCCAGCCCCTTCAGATTATTCCCCAATTTAAACCGGACGCCGGGAAGAGCGGGGGAGTTCAGTTTGATGCGGCGAGCTATGCGCTCTCATCCAAAACGCCCGTCGCCACGTATCTTTCTATCTCCCAAATTCCTGTGATTGACGAGAAACGTCTCATTCAGGTCTCCAACCTTCTGCTTCAGGGGAGTGCCTCTTATCCGGACTGGACCGCCCCATACCTTCAGCTTCCCGATTCGCTTCCCGCCCGGGTAAAAGAGCTCGCGGCCAAAGTAGTGGGAGAGGAGAAGAATGCGTATAAAAAGGCGAAGAAGATCGAGGGATTCCTCCGCTGGGGAAATATTTATCGTTACGAAACTCAGGATGTTCCATTTCCGGCAGAGGGACAAGATTTTGTCGATCAGTTTCTGTTTGAGACGAAGAGAGGGTACTGTGACCACTTCTCTTCCGCCATGGTGGTGATGCTCCGCTCTCAGGGAATTCCGGCGCGTTGGGTGAAAGGATATGCCTTTGGAGAGTTAAAGAGGAACGATCGGGGAGAGCTGGAGACGACCGTTCGGCAAAAGGATGCCCACTCTTGGGTGGAGGCTTATTTTCCCGAAGTCGGCTGGGTTCCCTTTGAAGCAACCGCCTCTTTTTTCACTCCTTATGAAATGGTAAGGGAGAGCACCGGCTCGGCGACGGCAGGAGCCGCCGATGACCCGGCCATGGAAGAGATGCCGAAACCGGAGGAATTGGAGAAGATGAAAGCCGCCTTGACGGACGTGGAGGGAAAACAGGCGCAAGAAACGAAGGGAGAGAGCGTCTCTTCCCCCGGTGTCTCCTTCCCGATTCGGTTTCTCTTCCTTCCGATTTCATTTCTTTTGTTCCTCCTTCTCCTCCTAGTCGTTGTTCTAAATCGAGATCGTCTCCTATTCTGGTGGCGGACTCGGGGGTTAAACCGGAATGGGGAATCCCACTTTATCGTGGAATTTTACAGGAGGCTCCTTTCCCTCTACGAACGCATGGTTCCCCGACCTCCCCATGCGACGGTGCGGGAATATGCCCGAATTCTTCCCCTAAACGGGGAACAGGGGAGTTTTAAGGCGTTGACCAAAGCATTTGAGGAAGCGCGCTACGGGGAGAGGGAACCTCAAATGTCAAAGGATGAGATGACGAAATTGGGCAAGCGATTCTTTTCGCGCAGGCGGAAATAG
- the guaA gene encoding glutamine-hydrolyzing GMP synthase: protein MEQEREWILVLDFGGQYNQLIARRIRELGVYSELWPYDTPIEKILEKKPNGIIFSGGPNSVYDEGAPLVDPKIYGLGIPIFGICYGMQMMAYQLDGKVERAEAGEYGKAIARLRHDPLFSALSEEEKVWMSHGDQVVAPPEGFRGIASTSSTPIAAMSDTERNFFGVQFHPEVKHTEHGETILENFLFKICGCHGDWSMGGFIEEAVRQIRSQVGDEEVLCALSGGVDSSVTAALVHRAVGDRLTCVFVDHGLLRKGEAESVMATFAEKFHMRVIHVDAKERFLAKLAGVTDPEKKRKFIGEEFIRLFEEEAAKLSNIRYLAQGTLYTDIIESGTKTAQTIKSHHNVGGLPEHFNFKLVEPLKTLFKDEVRKLGEELGLPEEIVWRQPFPGPGLAIRVLGEVTPEKLEIVRESDAILREEIKKAGLSREIWQYFTALPDMKSVGVMGDSRTYAYTVGIRAVTSVDGMTADWARIPYEVLEKISTRIVNEVPHVNRVVYDITSKPPATIEWE from the coding sequence ATGGAACAGGAGCGCGAATGGATATTGGTTCTCGATTTTGGCGGTCAATATAATCAATTAATCGCCCGCCGCATCCGGGAACTTGGGGTTTACAGCGAACTTTGGCCATATGATACCCCCATTGAGAAAATTCTCGAGAAAAAACCGAATGGAATTATTTTCTCCGGCGGTCCGAACAGCGTTTATGACGAGGGCGCACCGCTGGTAGATCCGAAAATCTATGGATTGGGGATCCCTATTTTTGGAATTTGTTACGGGATGCAGATGATGGCTTATCAATTGGACGGGAAAGTGGAAAGGGCAGAAGCAGGCGAGTATGGGAAAGCCATTGCCCGTCTGCGCCATGATCCCCTCTTTTCCGCATTATCTGAAGAAGAGAAGGTCTGGATGAGTCATGGAGACCAGGTGGTTGCACCTCCGGAAGGGTTTCGGGGGATTGCCTCCACATCTTCTACCCCCATCGCAGCGATGAGCGATACGGAACGAAATTTCTTCGGGGTTCAATTTCATCCTGAGGTAAAGCATACCGAGCACGGGGAGACGATTTTGGAGAACTTCCTCTTTAAGATTTGCGGTTGCCACGGGGATTGGAGCATGGGCGGATTTATAGAGGAGGCCGTTCGCCAGATCCGGAGTCAGGTGGGAGATGAGGAAGTCTTATGCGCATTAAGCGGTGGTGTAGACTCTTCCGTGACCGCTGCCCTTGTCCATCGGGCCGTTGGGGATCGGCTTACCTGCGTATTCGTCGATCATGGACTGCTCCGCAAGGGGGAGGCGGAATCGGTGATGGCCACCTTTGCGGAAAAGTTCCACATGCGTGTGATCCATGTGGATGCGAAGGAGCGCTTTTTGGCCAAATTGGCCGGAGTTACCGATCCGGAGAAGAAGCGGAAGTTCATCGGCGAGGAATTTATCCGTCTCTTCGAAGAAGAGGCGGCAAAGCTCTCCAATATCCGCTATTTGGCGCAGGGTACCCTTTACACCGACATCATCGAAAGTGGAACGAAGACCGCCCAGACGATTAAATCCCATCATAATGTGGGAGGCCTGCCGGAGCATTTTAATTTTAAGCTGGTGGAACCTCTGAAGACTCTCTTTAAAGATGAAGTGCGGAAACTAGGCGAAGAGTTAGGCCTTCCGGAGGAAATCGTATGGCGCCAACCCTTCCCTGGGCCTGGGCTTGCCATTCGGGTTCTGGGTGAGGTGACCCCGGAAAAATTAGAAATTGTGCGGGAGTCGGATGCGATTCTCCGGGAGGAGATCAAAAAGGCGGGGCTTTCCCGGGAGATCTGGCAATATTTCACCGCCCTTCCCGATATGAAAAGCGTTGGTGTGATGGGAGATAGTCGAACTTACGCATATACGGTGGGAATTCGGGCGGTTACGTCGGTGGATGGCATGACGGCGGATTGGGCCCGCATTCCCTACGAGGTGTTGGAGAAGATCTCTACCCGCATTGTGAACGAGGTGCCCCATGTAAACCGGGTGGTTTACGACATCACCTCCAAGCCACCGGCGACCATTGAATGGGAATAA